GGCGGGCTGTCCCATTGCTCTACCGGACCGCTGGGCACCACATCGGTGTGGCCGGCAAAGCACAGCAGCGGGCCGCTGTTGCCACGGCGGGCCCACAGATTGTCCACTTCGCCAAAGCGCATGGGTTCGATGACAAAGCCCAGTGCATGCAGGCGCTCGGCCAACAGTTGTTGGCAGCCGGCATCGTAAGGCGTGACGGAGTCGCGGCGTATCAGTTCGCAGGTCAGCTCCAGCGTCTTGCTCATGCGCTGAACTCCTCGTTCCATGCGGCTTCGTTGAAGCCAACGCTGGTCTTGCCTGGGCGCTCCAGTACCGGGCGCTTGATGATGGAAGGCTGCGCCTGCAGCACGACAATGGCACCGGCCGGCGTGGCCGCCTGGGCTTTGAGTTCGTCGGACAGGCCGCGCCAGGTGGTGCCCTGGCGATTGATCAGCTTGTCCAGACCCACGGCGTCAATCCAGGCCTGCAGCTGTTCGGTGCTGACGCCCTGTTTTTTGAAGTCGTGGAAGGCAAAGTCGATGTGATGATCGGTCAGCCACTGGCGGGCTTTTTTGACCGTGTTGCAGTTGGGGATGCCGTAGAGGGTGATCATGTTGTGTGCTTGCTTATAAATCCAGGGTGAATCCGTCAAAGCTGGTGGCAGCTTTGTCTGGGTCTTGTTTGGCCTGAGGCTGGCTGTTGCTGACCGGGTTTGCCTCGGCCTGCTTGCTCTGGGCGTGGTTGATCAGCCAATACAGATTGGTGGGCGAATCGGCATTTTTCAAGGCATCGTCCAGCAGGATGCGGTCTTGTTGATACAGTCGGAACAAAGACTGTTCAAAGGTTTGCGCACCTTCACTCATGCTGTTTTCGATGGCTTCCTTGATCTGGTCCACGTCGCCATTGCGAATCAGCTCGGCAATGTGAGGAGTGTTGATCAGGATTTCCAGCGCCGGAATCTGCTTGCCATCCTTGGTGGGAACCAGCCGTTGCGAGATGACGGCTCGAAGCGACACCGACAGGTCCATCAGCAGGGCATTGCGGCTTTCGGTCGGGAACAGGCTGATCACCCGGTTAAGCATGTGATAGCTGTTGTTGGCGTGCAGGGTGGACATGCACAGGTGGCCGGACTGCGCATAGTTGATGGCATGCGTCATGGTTTCGGCATCGCGGATTTCGCCTATCATCAGCACGTCCGGTGCCTCACGCATGGCGTTTTTCAGCGCGTTTTCGTAAGAGAAGGTATCCACGCCGATTTCGCGCTGGTTGACGATGGACTTTTGATGGCGGTAGA
The sequence above is drawn from the Aquitalea denitrificans genome and encodes:
- a CDS encoding PilT/PilU family type 4a pilus ATPase; the protein is MLMLPFFKLMADKQASDIFFTAEAPPQIKIDGVTLPINDKPLSADIVRQLAYSLMNETEIATFERELEMNFGRLVEGLGNYRVNIFKQRGTVAMVVRFIRPRIPSLAELNLPDTLQSLVQQKRGLIIVVGATGSGKSSTVASLLEHRNQSQSGHILTVEDPIEFVYRHQKSIVNQREIGVDTFSYENALKNAMREAPDVLMIGEIRDAETMTHAINYAQSGHLCMSTLHANNSYHMLNRVISLFPTESRNALLMDLSVSLRAVISQRLVPTKDGKQIPALEILINTPHIAELIRNGDVDQIKEAIENSMSEGAQTFEQSLFRLYQQDRILLDDALKNADSPTNLYWLINHAQSKQAEANPVSNSQPQAKQDPDKAATSFDGFTLDL
- a CDS encoding ArsC family reductase codes for the protein MITLYGIPNCNTVKKARQWLTDHHIDFAFHDFKKQGVSTEQLQAWIDAVGLDKLINRQGTTWRGLSDELKAQAATPAGAIVVLQAQPSIIKRPVLERPGKTSVGFNEAAWNEEFSA